A stretch of Halichondria panicea chromosome 1, odHalPani1.1, whole genome shotgun sequence DNA encodes these proteins:
- the LOC135343789 gene encoding hemicentin-1-like has translation MLSNGIFLFQNITEGVHASMVGVIYRCEATNTIGEPGFIATIRSRDITVHYAFFGGFMPAEEVRTFVPTALPTAGFGIDIALECRVGDSQPPPDIVWYQDGTLLVENRVTNAIRFLEGGRWAYIRDIETFPHDYHCEVRNARMHKSVKSNQTYFVNGTGLVNGMDFVYKEIGDLTAFSAEGEDENFEFSYVASRGTLNRVCTFSNSGGSNAVSNEGVGIITNLPPPPAVVTLECREGQVTVISSGTVTVQRKAVIMMDPLETNVREVIVGRGPATTFSCANTGYPETSTAWYFNGVIIDSSFVGIVFDDTMLTIANPQVSHSGVYQCFVSNTVSEDNAAWLLEVRAPVPPIALAFNETVIGAVRDRQVGTLFMGDFGTEVAVPVSVEADPCPSVQWSFKDSNIASGDQYTITNPCSDVNAASPFTFMLTVTNLTIETSGNYSATFTNLAGSGVLPDLYITVPAATSDPISSLSLSVIDNPAAMCLLNASTVTMTCHTNGFPPPEVRFLMGRNVITPGEGNFQKVSQTFADQIQLSNIVMEDDAVYRCELLSDSTEFVQETFVFCIEPFLTNFSSSTNTIEGAELEVECEIIGIPLPTITWRKDGNVLSSGTGIDIFTPFDAPFKSQVTIDSATSANAGTYTCVGTNAAGTVTRDISVEVNATPDSLNMESIIGLAIGIPAIILLITLVVIILLLSLLLVKSRKKGAYTTDPVIYDTIDDNSSPDPVLASVNTAYGLAEENTSGGNAEYETIEGDFTPDPVLTSDNPAYGLAEPRRNETLV, from the exons AtgctttcaaatggtatcttCTTGTTTCAAAATATCACTGAGGGAGTACATGCTTCCATGGTTGGAGTTATCTATCGCTGTGAGGCTACTAACACCATTGGAGAGCCTGGCTTCATTGCAACCATCCGCAGTAGAGACATCACTGTCCACTATGCAT TTTTCGGTGGTTTTATGCCAGCTGAGGAAGTGCGTACGTTTGTACCAACTGCACTTCCTACTGCTGGATTTGGTATCGACATAGCTCTTGAGTGCAGGGTTGGGGACTCGCAGCCACCTCCAGACATTGTGTGGTATCAAGACGGTACACTTTTAGTTGAGAACCGGGTCACTAATGCCATAAGGTTTCTGGAGGGTGGAAGATGGGCCTATATTCGAGATATTGAAACTTTCCCACACGATTATCACTGTGAAGTAAGGAATGCTCGAATGCACAAATCAGTGAAAAGCAATCAGACATATTTTGTCAACGGTACTGGACTAGTAAATGGaatggattttgtgtacaaGGAAATAGGAGATCTCACGGCTTTTTCTGCAGAGGGAGAGGACGAGAACTTTGAGTTCAGCTATGTTGCTTCACGAGGGACACTAAATCGTGTTTGTACTTTCTCTAATAGTGGTGGTTCCAATGCTGTTTCCAACGAAGGAGTGGGTATAATCACAaacctcccccctcccccagcTGTAGTCACTCTGGAATGCAGAGAGGGCCAAGTCACTGTTATCAGTAGTGGAACAGTCACAGTGCAAC ggaaaGCCGTGATAATGATGGATCCCTTGGAGACAAACGTTCGTGAAGTGATTGTAGGACGAGGCCCTGCTACTACCTTCTCCTGTGCCAACACTGGCTACCCTGAAACCTCAACAGCATGGTACTTTAATGGAGTTATAATTGACTCTTCATTCGTTGGAATTGTCTTTGATGACACTATGCTGACTATTGCAAACCCTCAAGTCAGTCACTCTGGAGTGTACCAGTGCTTTGTCAGTAATACAGTGTCTGAAGACAATGCTGCCTGGTTGTTGGAGGTCAGAGCTCCag TTCCACCCATTGCCCTGGCTTTCAATGAGACTGTCATTGGAGCAGTGAGAGACAGACAAGTTGGTACTCTCTTTATGGGTGACTTTGGGACCGAGGTAGCAGTACCTGTGTCTGTGGAGGCTGACCCATGCCCGAGTGTACAGTGGTCCTTCAAGGACTCGAACATTGCTAGTGGAGACCAGTACACTATCACCAACCCTTGCAGTGATGTTAATGCGGCATCTCCCTTCACGTTTATGTTGACCGTGACTAATCTGACCATCGAAACATCAGGAAATTATTCTGCTACCTTTACCAATCTTGCTGGAAGCGGGGTTCTTCCAGACCTGTACATTACTGTACCAG CTGCCACTAGTGATCCAATTTCTTCATTGAGCTTGTCAGTTATTGACAACCCTGCTGCCATGTGTCTACTCAACGCCAGCACTGTCACCATGACTTGCCACACCAACGGCTTCCCACCGCCTGAAGTAAGATTTCTAATGGGGCGCAACGTCATCACTCCAGGAGAGGGGAACTTCCAAAAAGTCTCACAAACCTTTGCCGACCAG ATACAACTGTCTAATATCGTAATGGAAGATGATGCAGTGTACAGATGCGAACTTTTAAGTGATTCCACTGAATTTGTCCAAGAGACATTTGTATTTTGCA TCGAGCCGTTTCTCACAAACTTTAGTTCATCGACAAACACAATAGAAGGCGCTGAACTGGAGGTGGAGTGTGAGATTATAGGAATCCCCCTACCGACAATTACATGGCGTAAAGATGGCAATGTGCTCTCTTCAGGAACTGGTATCGATATTTTCACACCTTTTGATGCACCGTTTAAGTCTCAAGTAACTATCGACAGTGCTACGTCAGCCAATGCCGGCACGTACACATGTGTGGGGACTAATGCAGCCGGAACAGTTACCAGGGATATCAGTGTGGAGGTGAATGCAACCCCAG ATTCATTGAATATGGAGTCTATTATTGGACTGGCTATTGGGATTCCCGCTATCATTCTCCTCATAACTCTGgttgtaataatattattgctcaGTTTACTGCTCGTGAAGTCAAGAAAGAAAGGCGCCTACACTACAGACCCTGTCATCTATGACACTATAGACGACAACAGCTCCCCAGATCCTGTACTAGCTTCTGTCAACACAGCGTATGGTCTAGCAGAAGAGAACACATCAGGTGGCAATGCAGAATATGAAACCATCGAAGGTGACTTCACTCCGGACCCTGTACTGACTTCTGACAACCCAGCGTATGGTCTAGCAGAGCCGAGAAGAAATGAAACTCTAGTATAA